A section of the Candidatus Dormiibacterota bacterium genome encodes:
- a CDS encoding glycosyltransferase produces the protein MSASQVFGSARGQVAGADVAPSRRWVFITWYPYCRRSDALAEQLGAPSYLVHYLRFKVPHLAPFKYVLQGLKTAWILLRERPDGVLVANPPVVAPLVVWLCSLLLRCRFIVDAHSGAFQHARWSWSLPLQRFLARRAQATIVTNSHMAAEVRSWGGRVEMVQDLALNLDPAGASTRRGEFHVVFVCTYSVDEPVEAVAEAARRLPGVQFSFTGDPSYAPRKVRDRVPSNVHLTGFIPDADYLALLRGADAILVLTREDHTMQRGGYEAVSLGKPLITSDWPLLREVFSGGTVHVDNSTESIVAAVLRIKEDPETFRTDMAVLKRSRAVVAATQVGVLRRLCQASPEGRSA, from the coding sequence GGAGCGACGCCCTGGCGGAGCAGTTGGGGGCCCCGTCGTACCTGGTCCATTACCTCAGGTTCAAGGTCCCGCACCTGGCCCCCTTCAAGTATGTTCTCCAGGGGCTGAAGACCGCCTGGATTCTCCTGCGCGAGCGGCCGGACGGGGTGCTGGTCGCGAATCCTCCGGTGGTGGCCCCGCTGGTCGTCTGGCTCTGCTCGTTGCTTCTGCGTTGCCGGTTCATCGTGGACGCCCATTCGGGGGCCTTCCAGCACGCGCGCTGGAGCTGGTCGTTGCCCCTGCAGAGGTTTCTCGCGCGGCGGGCCCAGGCCACCATCGTCACCAACTCCCACATGGCCGCCGAGGTGCGGTCATGGGGAGGCAGGGTGGAGATGGTGCAAGACCTGGCGCTGAACCTCGATCCCGCGGGGGCAAGCACCCGGCGCGGAGAGTTCCACGTGGTCTTCGTCTGCACGTATTCGGTGGACGAGCCGGTGGAGGCGGTGGCGGAGGCCGCGCGGCGTCTCCCCGGCGTTCAGTTCTCCTTCACCGGAGATCCGTCGTATGCCCCCCGGAAGGTCAGGGACCGGGTTCCCTCCAACGTTCACCTGACCGGGTTCATCCCGGACGCCGACTACCTGGCTCTACTCCGGGGCGCCGACGCGATCCTTGTCCTGACCCGGGAGGATCACACCATGCAGCGGGGCGGGTACGAGGCGGTATCGCTCGGTAAGCCGCTGATCACATCCGACTGGCCGCTGCTCCGGGAGGTGTTCTCCGGTGGAACGGTGCACGTGGACAATTCAACGGAGTCGATCGTCGCTGCGGTCCTGCGAATCAAGGAGGATCCGGAGACCTTCAGGACGGACATGGCGGTGCTGAAGCGGTCCAGAGCGGTGGTCGCCGCGACGCAGGTGGGCGTGCTGCGCCGCCTCTGCCAGGCTTCTCCCGAGGGGAGGAGCGCTTGA
- a CDS encoding nucleotide sugar dehydrogenase: MLGLGYVGSVCAGCLSRDGFEVVGIDISESKVRLIESGKSPVMEPGLEDLIREGRRTGRLRASTTLDESARRADAFLVAVGTPSAGNGSSDLTHLMRALSQLGDSLRGVGEFQVINVRSTVPPGTMRGKVIPMLEERSGRKVGRDLGVAMNPEFLREETSIRDYDSAPFDLCGVSDSRSAELLRTLYAGKNRPFHATSLETAELVKYVNNAFHALKVSFANEVGRLARVMGVDSLEVMRLLCEDRRLNISPAYLRPGMAFGGSCLPKDLRALVYEGRRRDVTAPLLESILASNEAHLKAAMAKILTYGRPRTTVLGLSFKAGTDDLRESAMVLLVEGLLGKGVPVKIYDRNVHLSSLVGTNREYIQREIPHIGSLLVGTLPEALEEAEVVVVGTDDPEVDQVPGLLREGQILIDLFGRLAADGRTRPGGICW; this comes from the coding sequence GTGCTGGGGCTGGGGTATGTCGGTTCCGTATGCGCCGGGTGTCTGTCCAGGGATGGATTTGAGGTGGTCGGCATCGATATCAGCGAGTCGAAGGTCAGGCTCATCGAATCGGGAAAGAGTCCTGTGATGGAGCCCGGCCTGGAGGACCTGATCCGGGAAGGCCGGCGGACCGGCCGGCTCCGCGCGTCGACGACCCTGGACGAGTCCGCCCGCAGGGCGGATGCCTTCCTGGTGGCGGTGGGCACCCCCTCGGCCGGGAACGGATCCTCCGATCTCACCCATCTCATGCGCGCCCTGAGCCAGCTCGGGGACAGTCTGAGAGGGGTCGGCGAGTTTCAGGTGATCAATGTGAGGAGCACCGTCCCCCCCGGCACCATGAGAGGCAAGGTCATACCGATGCTCGAGGAGCGGAGCGGCCGCAAGGTCGGGAGGGATCTGGGAGTTGCGATGAACCCCGAGTTCCTGCGGGAGGAGACCTCGATCCGGGACTATGACTCGGCACCCTTCGACCTCTGCGGGGTCTCCGATTCGCGCTCGGCCGAGTTGCTGAGAACGCTCTACGCCGGGAAGAACAGGCCGTTTCACGCGACCTCCCTCGAGACGGCGGAGCTCGTAAAATACGTCAACAACGCCTTCCACGCCCTCAAGGTGTCCTTCGCCAACGAGGTGGGTCGCCTGGCGCGGGTGATGGGGGTGGACAGCCTGGAGGTCATGCGCCTGCTCTGCGAAGACCGTCGCCTGAATATCTCTCCAGCCTACCTGCGGCCCGGCATGGCCTTTGGCGGATCGTGCCTTCCCAAGGATCTCCGGGCGCTGGTCTACGAGGGGAGACGCAGGGACGTGACGGCCCCCTTGCTCGAATCGATCCTGGCGAGTAACGAAGCGCACCTCAAGGCCGCGATGGCGAAGATTCTCACCTACGGTCGTCCGCGGACCACCGTGCTGGGGCTCAGCTTCAAAGCCGGCACCGACGATCTCCGGGAAAGCGCCATGGTGCTGCTGGTGGAGGGCTTGCTGGGGAAGGGTGTTCCCGTGAAGATCTACGACCGGAACGTCCACCTCTCGTCCCTGGTGGGGACGAACAGAGAGTACATCCAGCGGGAAATCCCCCACATCGGTTCGCTCCTGGTCGGGACGCTCCCGGAGGCGCTGGAGGAGGCGGAGGTGGTCGTGGTCGGCACGGACGATCCCGAGGTCGACCAGGTGCCCGGCTTGCTGCGCGAAGGACAGATCCTCATCGACCTGTTCGGGCGGCTGGCGGCCGACGGGAGAACCCGTCCCGGAGGGATCTGCTGGTGA
- a CDS encoding O-antigen ligase family protein → METARERMGAGSRVLGRLLPPFHLALTATAGLALLVAGAGAILNLRSPKYLGAVIVMSLAGAVFLALPRKFNFFLYAAGFTMPYFVEVILLQRDRATLVVTGTSLVIAVLAIVGVATGVLGKPRTTLEPGITVAMLIFLCACLLSIVNTTDRTLSVMSLLQEAEMLVIFLVLVNAMQDKSHAIIFLRGLYLGFALQCVIYLVQNAVGFSFDVLGNTNRIGATDLETGRIGSQRGTFANAPATAALYFSLMTLSLTGLYLSQKKLSIRLMPLLGMMMGLGCLVLSAKRAPMLGFALALMVMVALLQRRAPGALRRLLPVLGALSLAFLVCLPVFILRAESNHEAALEERVNLTRVAWNMYHANPALGTGFGTYDSVKRAYLPADWSGWLYTVHSRYLLILAETGAVGFSALVLVYLMILRTAYLGIRRIAPEFRPLQISLVAGLVAIFWEQAWDIFNSRQQEYLLWFLAAMAAALPRALSASQVRERA, encoded by the coding sequence ATGGAGACGGCCCGCGAACGCATGGGCGCGGGAAGCCGCGTTCTTGGGAGGCTATTGCCCCCATTCCACCTCGCGCTGACCGCGACGGCCGGGCTGGCGCTCCTGGTCGCCGGAGCCGGCGCGATTCTCAATCTCCGCTCTCCAAAATACCTCGGTGCCGTGATCGTGATGAGCCTGGCGGGGGCGGTCTTCCTGGCCCTCCCGAGAAAGTTCAACTTCTTTCTCTATGCCGCGGGCTTCACGATGCCCTATTTCGTGGAGGTGATCCTTCTCCAACGGGACCGGGCGACCCTCGTCGTCACCGGAACTTCGCTGGTGATCGCCGTTCTCGCCATCGTCGGGGTCGCCACCGGCGTCCTGGGCAAGCCCAGGACGACGCTCGAGCCCGGGATCACCGTAGCGATGCTGATCTTCCTGTGTGCCTGCCTGCTCTCGATCGTGAACACCACCGATCGAACCCTCTCCGTCATGTCGCTCCTCCAGGAGGCGGAGATGCTCGTCATCTTCCTGGTCCTGGTCAACGCCATGCAGGACAAGAGCCACGCCATCATTTTTCTCAGAGGCCTCTATCTCGGTTTCGCTCTTCAATGTGTGATCTACCTCGTTCAGAACGCCGTCGGCTTCTCCTTCGACGTTCTCGGCAACACCAATCGGATCGGCGCCACCGACCTGGAGACCGGACGAATCGGGAGCCAGCGGGGAACATTCGCGAATGCCCCTGCCACGGCGGCGCTGTACTTCTCGCTCATGACTCTCTCCCTGACAGGCCTCTACTTGTCGCAGAAGAAGCTCTCCATTCGTCTGATGCCCCTGCTCGGCATGATGATGGGGCTCGGATGCCTGGTGCTTTCGGCCAAGCGGGCGCCCATGCTGGGCTTCGCCCTCGCCCTGATGGTGATGGTGGCTCTCCTGCAACGCCGCGCGCCCGGCGCGCTTCGAAGACTCCTCCCCGTGCTCGGCGCACTGAGCCTCGCATTTCTGGTTTGCCTGCCGGTGTTCATCCTTCGGGCCGAGTCCAACCATGAAGCGGCCCTTGAGGAACGCGTCAATCTGACACGTGTCGCGTGGAACATGTACCATGCGAATCCCGCTTTGGGTACCGGTTTCGGCACCTACGACAGTGTCAAGCGCGCCTACCTTCCTGCCGACTGGTCGGGCTGGCTCTACACCGTGCACTCCCGATATCTCCTCATCCTTGCAGAAACCGGAGCCGTGGGATTCTCGGCCCTGGTTCTTGTCTATCTCATGATCCTTCGAACGGCCTATCTCGGGATCCGAAGAATCGCGCCGGAGTTTCGTCCGCTCCAGATCTCCCTGGTCGCCGGACTCGTGGCGATCTTCTGGGAGCAGGCCTGGGACATCTTCAACAGTCGGCAGCAGGAGTATCTGCTCTGGTTCCTGGCGGCGATGGCGGCGGCTCTGCCCAGAGCCTTGTCCGCGAGCCAGGTCCGCGAGAGGGCATGA
- a CDS encoding polysaccharide deacetylase family protein, translating to MIRVVLLVPDRPTGWVDGRIAPFFHPCESEAHTALTAEGFRVETVYAEHFLRSGRAEAGTLGLMSGACGELTEKVTRKLTAAGGRMLILEGGPGNGGRRRAGQSRQITLTATGARLSPSRLPRHHRIQGLRKRLLASAGWALEPREGEEVAGRWGRSGPAVLLARHQGGATVWRTGLSLDRLSSSDLLRLLGEIVSLDGPLLQRRSPLPEGARAVVSLLHDVEDPILNDPRGIQSVRDGTVACLQAEARHGFRATYNLVGRFSREIPDLVRRIAAEGHELASHGGTHQVVADLADDALTDDVVRAEEEIRSITGARIQGFRSPRSRWSGPLLRVLGERRYSWNAEADDSPFPYSIPGAGNGGLVRMPVAVDDWDYVKRNASTGAVQKVWMKEVRSAMERRCWVAIGSHPSVLGARPERAAAFGTFLGWLAGQEVRVLTLGEGASWWRARMGGQETERARETGGDFV from the coding sequence GTGATCCGTGTCGTGCTTCTGGTGCCGGACCGGCCGACGGGCTGGGTGGACGGGAGGATCGCTCCCTTTTTCCATCCTTGCGAAAGCGAGGCTCACACCGCTCTCACGGCGGAAGGGTTCAGGGTGGAGACGGTGTACGCGGAGCACTTCCTGCGGTCCGGCCGGGCCGAGGCGGGCACCCTCGGCCTGATGTCGGGGGCGTGCGGGGAGTTGACGGAGAAGGTGACGCGGAAACTGACCGCAGCCGGCGGCCGCATGCTCATCCTGGAAGGAGGCCCGGGCAACGGCGGTCGCAGAAGAGCGGGTCAGTCGCGGCAGATCACGCTGACGGCTACCGGGGCCCGCCTCTCGCCGAGCCGGCTTCCCCGGCATCACCGGATTCAGGGTCTGCGAAAGCGGCTCCTTGCTTCGGCGGGGTGGGCGCTGGAGCCGCGCGAAGGCGAAGAAGTGGCGGGCCGCTGGGGCCGTTCGGGACCCGCCGTCCTCCTTGCGAGGCATCAAGGTGGAGCGACGGTCTGGAGAACGGGGCTCTCTCTGGACCGCCTCAGTTCGTCAGATCTGCTCCGGCTTCTGGGAGAAATCGTGAGCCTCGACGGGCCTCTTCTCCAGAGGCGATCCCCGCTTCCTGAGGGGGCAAGGGCCGTCGTCAGCCTGCTTCACGACGTGGAGGATCCGATTCTGAACGATCCCCGCGGGATCCAGAGTGTGCGGGACGGAACGGTTGCCTGCCTGCAGGCCGAGGCCAGGCACGGCTTCCGTGCGACCTACAATCTCGTGGGGAGATTCAGCCGGGAGATTCCCGACCTGGTGCGACGGATTGCGGCGGAAGGACACGAGCTGGCGAGCCATGGCGGCACCCACCAGGTGGTGGCGGATCTGGCGGACGACGCTCTGACGGACGACGTGGTCAGGGCGGAAGAGGAGATCCGGTCCATCACCGGCGCGCGCATCCAGGGGTTCCGGTCACCTCGCTCCCGCTGGAGCGGCCCCCTCCTGAGAGTGCTCGGCGAGCGAAGGTACAGTTGGAACGCCGAGGCGGATGACTCTCCCTTTCCCTATTCGATTCCCGGTGCCGGAAACGGCGGCTTGGTTCGCATGCCCGTCGCGGTGGACGACTGGGATTACGTGAAGCGCAACGCCTCCACCGGGGCCGTGCAGAAAGTCTGGATGAAGGAAGTGCGCTCGGCCATGGAACGCCGCTGCTGGGTGGCGATCGGATCCCACCCCTCGGTCCTCGGAGCGCGTCCCGAACGGGCCGCGGCCTTCGGGACCTTCCTGGGATGGCTGGCCGGGCAGGAGGTCCGGGTCCTCACGCTGGGAGAAGGCGCCTCCTGGTGGCGGGCCCGGATGGGGGGGCAGGAGACGGAGCGTGCGCGGGAGACCGGAGGAGACTTCGTTTGA
- a CDS encoding flippase: MSRTARNTLRNTALLVAFEVANPLLSLLLVGTIARRLGPEGTGAYNLLLTFFFVAHSFTSLGLNSLITREVSRDREAARRYLCSSASLGVVVALLMAGGVVLTVHLAGYGHEVETGGWLVAVSLLPSIVILYSEAIFIAFEKVQYIVFMAMLENAGRVAVGLWLLHKGYGVVSLIASFAAFRFLTLALNLALFQREITPLAWNPDSRVTWELVRSIPVFGTIFVVATLYWRADVFMLSKMATLAAVGYYTTGYRLFAIAQVVPKSFNTSIYPVFSKLFHHSPESFKKANSLSIRYVLVVLLPIAAGVYGLADPLVRLLFGRDFAPAAGVLKVVIWTLVPYGIVRVLASGLFASNRQVIDLKVNVLGLGTNLLLNLALIPRFGILGCAWATMISIWLFLAFQCFFLRREIFPMLLEAEILRPAVAAAAIPIWLRLCSSLPLPLQILGGALVYAILLVLFQVVRLQELRSVMPDRFVALLPEEHEP, encoded by the coding sequence TTGAGCCGCACCGCCAGGAATACCCTTCGGAATACCGCGCTGCTCGTCGCGTTCGAGGTCGCCAATCCACTCCTGTCGCTCCTCCTGGTGGGGACAATCGCCCGTCGGCTGGGGCCGGAAGGGACGGGTGCGTATAATCTCCTCCTCACCTTCTTCTTCGTGGCGCACTCCTTCACCTCGCTGGGCCTGAACTCATTGATCACGCGTGAGGTCTCACGGGACCGGGAGGCGGCCCGTCGCTACCTGTGCTCCTCCGCGTCGCTCGGGGTCGTCGTCGCCCTCCTGATGGCCGGAGGGGTGGTTCTGACGGTGCATCTCGCAGGATATGGACACGAAGTGGAAACGGGAGGATGGCTGGTGGCTGTCTCGCTCCTTCCTTCCATCGTCATCCTGTACAGCGAGGCGATCTTCATCGCCTTCGAAAAAGTGCAGTACATCGTCTTCATGGCGATGCTTGAGAACGCGGGGAGGGTCGCGGTCGGTCTCTGGCTTCTCCACAAGGGATATGGCGTCGTGTCGTTGATCGCCTCGTTCGCGGCGTTCCGTTTCCTGACCCTGGCGCTGAACCTGGCTCTCTTTCAACGGGAGATCACCCCGCTCGCCTGGAATCCAGATTCCCGGGTGACCTGGGAACTTGTGCGCAGTATTCCGGTCTTCGGGACAATCTTCGTCGTGGCCACCCTTTACTGGCGCGCCGACGTATTCATGCTCTCCAAAATGGCCACCCTGGCGGCGGTGGGGTACTACACCACCGGGTACCGGCTCTTCGCCATCGCGCAGGTGGTGCCCAAGAGTTTCAATACGTCCATCTATCCGGTGTTCTCCAAGCTCTTTCACCACTCGCCGGAGTCGTTCAAGAAGGCGAACAGCCTTTCCATCCGTTACGTCCTGGTCGTGCTCCTGCCCATTGCGGCGGGAGTGTATGGGCTTGCGGATCCATTGGTGCGCCTGCTTTTCGGGCGGGACTTCGCTCCCGCGGCCGGAGTCCTGAAAGTCGTGATCTGGACGCTGGTCCCGTACGGCATCGTGCGTGTCCTGGCTTCCGGTCTTTTCGCATCCAACCGGCAGGTGATCGATTTGAAAGTCAATGTGCTGGGCCTGGGCACGAACCTGCTGCTGAATCTGGCGCTGATCCCGCGATTTGGAATACTCGGCTGCGCCTGGGCGACGATGATCTCCATCTGGCTCTTTCTCGCCTTCCAGTGTTTCTTCCTGAGACGGGAAATCTTCCCGATGCTCCTCGAGGCGGAGATTCTGCGACCCGCGGTGGCGGCCGCCGCGATCCCGATCTGGCTCCGGCTCTGCTCCTCCCTGCCTCTGCCTCTGCAAATCCTGGGCGGGGCCCTTGTGTACGCGATCCTGCTGGTGCTCTTCCAGGTGGTCCGTCTGCAAGAGCTCAGGTCGGTGATGCCGGACCGCTTCGTGGCCCTTCTTCCCGAGGAGCACGAACCATGA
- a CDS encoding WecB/TagA/CpsF family glycosyltransferase — MSGRTAASHRHRLRAPGDEVTLLGVRFDRLSRADSLAALSAGFRQGEAWKVYIVNAHTLNLAWRDRAFREVLNGADLLLNDGTGVNLAGRLAGKRFPDNLVGTDLVPQLCERAVSQGVGVFLLGGKEGVADSAAERLRLLIPGLRIQGSHHGYFSESETDRVVEQINRSGAGILLVAFGNPLQELWIHRHSPQLRCDLSIGVGGLFHYLAGHLGRAPLWMRRAGIEWVHILMRQPHKWRRYLLGNPLFVVRALTDRLGWGP; from the coding sequence ATGAGCGGCAGGACCGCGGCGTCCCACCGGCACCGCCTGCGGGCCCCTGGAGACGAGGTCACTCTCCTCGGCGTCCGATTCGACCGTCTGAGCCGCGCCGACTCGCTCGCCGCGCTTTCGGCCGGCTTCAGACAGGGCGAAGCCTGGAAGGTGTACATCGTCAATGCCCATACCCTGAACCTCGCCTGGAGGGATCGCGCGTTTCGCGAGGTCCTGAACGGGGCCGACCTGCTCCTCAACGACGGGACCGGCGTGAATCTGGCCGGCCGTCTGGCGGGGAAACGGTTTCCAGACAACCTGGTGGGGACGGACCTGGTGCCGCAGCTCTGCGAACGCGCGGTCTCCCAGGGGGTGGGCGTCTTCCTCCTGGGGGGAAAGGAGGGCGTTGCGGACAGCGCGGCTGAGCGGCTCCGTCTGCTGATCCCGGGACTTCGGATCCAAGGATCCCACCACGGCTACTTTTCCGAGTCCGAGACCGATCGCGTCGTCGAGCAGATCAATCGATCCGGCGCGGGAATTCTCCTGGTCGCCTTCGGAAATCCGCTCCAGGAGCTCTGGATCCATCGTCATTCGCCGCAACTGAGATGTGACCTTTCCATCGGCGTCGGCGGCCTGTTTCATTACCTGGCGGGTCACCTCGGACGCGCCCCCCTCTGGATGCGTCGGGCCGGCATCGAGTGGGTCCACATTCTGATGCGTCAGCCACACAAGTGGCGCCGCTACCTCCTCGGAAATCCGCTTTTCGTGGTCCGGGCATTGACAGACCGTCTGGGGTGGGGGCCTTGA
- a CDS encoding polysaccharide deacetylase family protein — MLKRWARRLVAGGSRLAGIGRGGRLRPGLRILTYHRVAEDRQDPFAVSRSDFIRQMETVSQTGAVQPLEEAIEGMSREGDTGPRIALTFDDGTEDFLSCALPVIRRLGLPATLYVSPLRVGERGFLNWEELSAVCRMGVRIGSHGWDHQSLGRLNPDDVWQQVTRSRDVLQDRLGLKVSSLAYPYGTVRDFNDHVKELIRRAGYLSACTSVNGVNRKATDPYELLRTKIEQGDGPSFQGILCGGLDAWALIDRNLTLIQNRYA, encoded by the coding sequence GTGCTCAAGAGATGGGCGCGCCGGCTGGTGGCCGGAGGCAGCCGTCTGGCGGGCATCGGTCGCGGCGGTCGGCTCCGGCCGGGCCTGCGGATTCTCACCTACCACCGGGTGGCGGAGGATCGCCAGGATCCCTTCGCCGTCTCGCGGTCGGACTTCATCCGGCAAATGGAAACCGTGTCGCAGACGGGGGCTGTCCAGCCTCTGGAGGAAGCGATCGAAGGAATGAGCAGGGAAGGGGATACCGGACCACGAATCGCCCTGACATTCGATGACGGCACGGAAGACTTTCTCAGCTGCGCCCTTCCCGTCATCCGTCGCCTGGGACTGCCCGCCACGCTGTACGTCAGCCCCCTCCGCGTGGGTGAAAGGGGATTCCTGAACTGGGAGGAATTGAGCGCCGTGTGCCGGATGGGCGTGAGAATCGGATCCCACGGGTGGGATCACCAGTCGCTGGGCCGGTTGAATCCGGACGACGTATGGCAACAGGTGACCCGGTCCCGGGACGTTCTCCAGGATCGCCTTGGGCTCAAGGTGTCTTCACTGGCCTACCCCTACGGGACAGTCCGGGATTTCAACGACCATGTGAAAGAGCTGATCCGCCGCGCGGGGTACCTGTCGGCCTGCACCTCCGTGAACGGGGTGAATCGGAAGGCGACCGATCCGTACGAGCTCCTTCGAACCAAGATCGAACAGGGGGATGGCCCCTCCTTCCAGGGCATTCTCTGCGGGGGTCTGGATGCCTGGGCCCTGATCGATCGCAATCTCACCCTGATCCAGAACCGCTATGCCTGA
- a CDS encoding glycosyltransferase family 39 protein: MPESDLRPPRPPNDPAAAPTPVPDRGAGSRALVLGVIFLLAMLLRLCSLGSQSVWIDEAYSLRVAAQPVLSMLDETARDNHPPFYYLLLAGWMRLGPGTETWARLLSALLGLVFVAVFYFFCREIVPETTAQVATLLLALSPLAVWHSQDARMYSLMLVCVYLALTCFLIYVRRPTRGVLAGFVSTLILALYTHVYAAFLIPVILLSLVFNRREIPARSARNLLLGIAVAGAAYVPWAWVVFSAALHRAGFYKPITVFSVPYALYAFSVGYSLGPSLAEMHRLVRTVAIPPDQIRVVGVAALVFGGALLSGLVAVRRCRAGQARFLLLLFGIPLLLPVLVTLLSRIDFNARYALISFPAYLVLLALGLVSRRGVWLRIGLAGGVFLLMGVSLLNHYRDQKYSKEDARSAVQWIRSRSGPQDCVLVIGVYPAFHYYEGATDRSRWLDFRETERLPATEATLAQWSHQCPRLWFVTGRSWEEDPLDLAIPTLEKFFDRADEKSLSGIRIVEFRPRSEDGRGEAAETGTPGCRNVTSVSRTQPRTRTPARPAAHRRPNLFDDNRWPGGVILASVEPKTVPAGTVHGGISRSRRRGRCRRSSLSPPLHTAG; encoded by the coding sequence ATGCCTGAGAGCGACCTCCGCCCGCCCCGTCCGCCGAACGATCCAGCCGCCGCCCCGACGCCTGTTCCGGACAGAGGGGCGGGATCCCGGGCGCTCGTCCTCGGCGTCATTTTTCTCCTGGCCATGCTGTTGAGACTCTGCTCCCTGGGCTCTCAGAGCGTCTGGATCGACGAGGCCTACTCCCTGCGGGTCGCCGCGCAGCCGGTCCTGTCGATGCTTGACGAGACGGCGCGGGACAATCATCCGCCGTTCTACTATCTCCTCCTCGCGGGCTGGATGCGGCTGGGACCCGGCACGGAGACCTGGGCGAGACTTCTTTCGGCATTGCTGGGGCTGGTGTTCGTCGCCGTCTTCTATTTCTTCTGCCGGGAGATCGTCCCGGAGACCACCGCGCAGGTTGCGACGTTGCTGCTGGCGCTGTCCCCTCTCGCAGTCTGGCATTCGCAGGACGCGCGGATGTACTCCCTGATGCTTGTCTGCGTCTACCTCGCCTTGACGTGCTTCCTCATCTATGTCCGGCGGCCGACTCGGGGCGTTCTGGCCGGCTTCGTATCGACTCTCATCCTGGCTCTGTACACGCACGTCTATGCGGCGTTCCTGATTCCCGTAATCCTGCTCTCCCTCGTGTTCAATCGCCGGGAGATACCCGCCCGCTCGGCGCGGAATCTCCTTCTGGGAATCGCCGTGGCAGGGGCCGCCTACGTGCCCTGGGCCTGGGTCGTCTTCAGCGCCGCGCTGCATCGCGCCGGGTTCTACAAGCCGATCACCGTATTCTCCGTTCCCTATGCCCTCTATGCGTTCAGCGTGGGGTACAGCCTCGGTCCTTCCCTGGCGGAGATGCACCGGTTGGTGCGCACCGTCGCCATCCCACCGGACCAGATCCGGGTGGTGGGTGTCGCGGCCCTCGTTTTCGGAGGCGCGCTGCTGTCGGGCCTGGTCGCCGTTCGCAGGTGCCGGGCCGGTCAGGCCCGTTTCCTGCTCCTCCTGTTCGGCATTCCGCTCCTCCTCCCCGTGCTGGTCACTCTCCTGAGCCGGATCGATTTCAACGCGCGATACGCCTTGATTTCCTTCCCTGCCTACCTGGTGTTGCTCGCGCTCGGGCTCGTGTCCCGGCGCGGTGTGTGGCTGAGGATCGGCCTGGCGGGCGGAGTCTTTCTCTTGATGGGGGTCAGTCTTCTGAATCACTACCGGGATCAGAAATACTCCAAGGAAGACGCTCGCTCTGCCGTTCAGTGGATTCGGAGCCGTAGCGGACCCCAGGACTGCGTGCTGGTCATCGGAGTGTACCCGGCCTTCCACTATTACGAAGGAGCGACCGACAGGAGCAGGTGGCTGGACTTTCGTGAAACGGAGAGGCTGCCCGCGACCGAGGCGACCCTGGCCCAGTGGTCTCATCAGTGCCCGCGCCTCTGGTTCGTCACGGGAAGGAGCTGGGAGGAAGACCCTCTCGACCTGGCGATTCCCACGCTCGAGAAATTCTTCGACCGGGCGGATGAGAAGAGCCTGAGCGGCATCCGGATCGTGGAGTTTCGGCCTCGATCGGAAGATGGGCGCGGGGAGGCAGCGGAAACGGGGACCCCGGGTTGCAGAAACGTCACGTCGGTTTCGAGAACGCAACCCCGCACGCGGACTCCGGCCCGCCCGGCCGCACACCGTCGTCCTAACTTGTTTGACGATAACCGCTGGCCCGGTGGCGTGATCCTTGCTAGTGTAGAACCGAAGACCGTCCCAGCCGGGACGGTTCACGGCGGCATTTCGCGAAGTCGGAGGAGGGGAAGATGCCGAAGATCATCCCTATCGCCCCCCTTGCACACTGCCGGGTAG